A window from Syntrophorhabdus sp. encodes these proteins:
- a CDS encoding 4Fe-4S binding protein, with translation MHSREEVIIGNQAIARGLVEAGLEIAAAYPGTPSSEILPGVVHFRNMEGSKTHTEWSTNELCAFEVAFGAAAYGGARAACFMKQVGLNVALPALLRSRERSIEGGLVIVSCDDPGPQSSQTEQDTRLIATLFGIPVFDPSSPAEAADVAYHALNWSFENKVPVIIRSTHRVSHARESIPFYDPGTRKVVFREGHVAGTGRKLGIVASGMSCSLVYDVMEELGASEEVSLYKVLKVYPVDEALTGFVDSMERVLVVEETDQVIEALIGDAKKVMGRRDGTVPSAGEITYDIVRDILSRVLAEAGTGKGPFVPDGDIEEALSHVAVIPRPPKLCPGCPHRASFFAMQYLWPDAIYPGDIGCYTLGISQGAVDTCLDMGAGVTLAEGFYDAFNQDGKLVPILASIGDSTFLHACMAPLYDAVKNRKRFILVIMDNSTTAMTGMQPTPQTGITVDGTATRGVAIEDVVRGLGVNFVRIVDPYDVPAMIRTIGEAFDRLKEEPLPAVVIARRECLLLMKGAVKDEGYPADIERDCIGCKSCLKTFDCPAMSFDEASKKIRIDDSLCTNCGICYYACPVQLEGKALKAAKKAGTP, from the coding sequence GTGCATAGCAGGGAAGAGGTGATAATAGGCAATCAGGCCATCGCGAGGGGCCTTGTAGAGGCGGGGCTTGAGATAGCGGCGGCATACCCGGGGACGCCGAGTTCCGAGATACTGCCCGGAGTCGTCCACTTCAGGAACATGGAAGGATCGAAGACCCACACCGAATGGTCGACGAACGAGCTCTGCGCCTTCGAGGTCGCCTTCGGCGCCGCGGCCTACGGCGGGGCCAGGGCGGCCTGTTTCATGAAACAGGTGGGCCTTAACGTCGCGCTCCCGGCGCTCCTGAGATCGCGGGAGAGGTCCATCGAAGGGGGGCTCGTCATCGTCTCCTGTGACGACCCCGGCCCGCAGTCGTCCCAGACGGAGCAGGACACGCGGCTCATCGCAACCCTCTTCGGGATCCCCGTTTTCGATCCGTCATCCCCGGCGGAGGCGGCCGATGTCGCCTACCACGCCCTCAACTGGTCCTTCGAGAACAAGGTTCCCGTCATCATCCGCTCCACCCACCGTGTGAGCCATGCCCGCGAGTCCATCCCCTTCTATGACCCGGGGACGAGGAAGGTTGTTTTCAGGGAAGGACATGTCGCGGGAACCGGCCGGAAGCTGGGCATCGTCGCGTCGGGCATGAGCTGCTCCCTCGTCTACGATGTCATGGAAGAGCTGGGCGCGTCGGAAGAGGTTTCCCTTTACAAGGTCCTCAAGGTCTATCCCGTCGACGAGGCTCTCACGGGGTTTGTCGATTCCATGGAACGCGTCCTCGTGGTGGAGGAGACGGACCAGGTGATAGAGGCCCTCATCGGTGACGCGAAAAAGGTGATGGGCCGCAGGGACGGCACGGTGCCCTCGGCGGGAGAGATCACCTACGATATCGTGAGGGACATCCTGTCCCGGGTGCTGGCCGAAGCCGGGACCGGCAAGGGCCCTTTCGTGCCTGACGGTGACATCGAAGAGGCGCTTTCCCATGTGGCCGTCATTCCCAGGCCGCCGAAGCTCTGTCCCGGCTGCCCGCACAGGGCGTCCTTCTTCGCGATGCAGTATCTGTGGCCCGACGCCATCTATCCCGGCGACATCGGGTGCTACACGCTGGGCATATCCCAGGGGGCCGTCGACACCTGCCTTGATATGGGCGCCGGGGTGACACTGGCTGAGGGTTTCTACGACGCCTTCAATCAGGACGGCAAGCTTGTCCCCATCCTTGCCTCCATAGGAGATTCGACCTTCCTGCACGCCTGCATGGCTCCCCTTTACGATGCCGTGAAGAACCGGAAGAGGTTCATTCTCGTCATCATGGACAACTCCACGACGGCCATGACAGGCATGCAGCCCACGCCCCAGACAGGGATCACCGTGGACGGGACGGCCACCCGCGGCGTCGCCATCGAGGATGTCGTCCGGGGTCTCGGCGTCAATTTCGTGCGCATTGTCGACCCTTACGATGTTCCCGCCATGATCCGCACGATCGGCGAGGCCTTTGACCGTCTCAAGGAAGAGCCGCTCCCGGCGGTCGTCATCGCCCGACGCGAGTGCCTGCTCCTCATGAAGGGAGCGGTGAAGGACGAGGGCTACCCGGCGGACATCGAACGGGACTGCATAGGCTGCAAGAGCTGCCTTAAGACCTTCGACTGCCCGGCCATGTCCTTCGATGAGGCCTCGAAGAAGATACGGATTGACGACAGCCTGTGCACGAACTGCGGGATCTGCTACTACGCCTGTCCCGTCCAGCTTGAGGGCAAGGCCCTGAAGGCGGCAAAGAAAGCGGGAACCCCCTGA
- a CDS encoding glycosyltransferase family 2 protein gives MEADPTLSIVIITKDTRELLEGLFDSIGKDTSLASLGREIIVIDNASTDGTEEYVRRACPDARYVRNDRNAGFAVAVNQGAKASAGRYVLLLNSDTRLIEGEVAKMVAAAESIPDLGLMGPQLVYEDLSLQRSVAAVPGLTGEMFPGSGRASQAASGGNTGPVRDVESLIGAAIMIRKDAFDDLQGFDERFFFFLEETDFCVRARRKGYRVVFFPGAKVIHLQGRTVRKTWVKGRMEYNISLRKFMKKHHGRLYLTAFDTVRLAKSLAFVIAVPLSLFGSRMRLRYSYYLNLVVWYMRACPDDAGLRG, from the coding sequence ATGGAAGCGGACCCCACCCTTTCCATCGTCATTATCACCAAGGATACCAGGGAACTTCTGGAGGGACTCTTTGATTCCATCGGGAAGGATACCTCGCTTGCCTCTCTCGGCAGGGAGATCATCGTCATCGACAACGCCTCCACGGACGGCACGGAGGAGTACGTACGGCGTGCCTGTCCCGATGCCCGGTATGTCCGCAACGACCGCAACGCGGGGTTCGCTGTTGCGGTCAACCAGGGGGCGAAAGCGTCCGCCGGCAGGTACGTCCTTCTTCTCAATTCCGACACCCGCCTCATCGAAGGCGAGGTCGCGAAGATGGTGGCCGCCGCGGAAAGCATCCCCGACCTGGGTCTCATGGGTCCGCAGCTCGTCTACGAGGACTTAAGCCTGCAAAGGTCCGTGGCTGCCGTCCCCGGCCTTACGGGAGAGATGTTCCCCGGCTCGGGCCGGGCCTCTCAGGCCGCGTCGGGCGGGAACACGGGTCCTGTCCGGGACGTGGAATCGCTTATCGGTGCCGCCATCATGATCCGGAAGGACGCCTTCGACGATCTTCAGGGTTTCGACGAACGTTTCTTTTTCTTTCTCGAGGAGACGGACTTTTGCGTCCGGGCGAGGCGGAAGGGCTACCGGGTGGTCTTTTTCCCCGGGGCGAAGGTCATCCACCTCCAGGGCAGGACGGTCCGAAAGACCTGGGTGAAGGGCCGCATGGAATACAATATCTCCCTGAGGAAGTTCATGAAGAAGCATCATGGGCGCCTGTACCTCACGGCGTTCGATACCGTCAGGCTGGCAAAGTCCCTGGCCTTTGTCATCGCTGTCCCCCTTTCTCTTTTCGGCTCCCGGATGCGGCTGCGCTATTCCTATTACCTCAATCTTGTGGTATGGTACATGCGCGCCTGCCCCGATGACGCGGGTCTTCGCGGCTGA
- the dnaX gene encoding DNA polymerase III subunit gamma/tau produces MSYTVIARRWRPQRFDDVVGQPHIITTLKNSIKAGRIAHAFLFTGPRGVGKTSLARILAKAVNCVNGPTAEPCNVCENCVGIASGNFVDVIEIDAASTRGIDDIKELRETVRYLPMKAAYKVYILDEAHMLTDQARNAFLKTLEEPPGHNIFILATTESQKIPYTIMSRCQRFDFRRITEKEIVEQLKAVCKKDGITFDEGAFHHVAVEADGSMRDAESILEQVIAYSGQHISEGDVINIIGVVEKEVIHRIVRSVLTKDLKDGLSAIETTLGEGYDVNQVYRGLVSYMRNMMIVKAVGGLPDFITMGEDEYKTLSALIADVEYYEIQNMLYYMLRSEDLMRGLFPRIALETLYINLYNLSQLRDVEKVIGELERGEPQVSRAGERIQKAGYREQDTGSRERDTGDGRQESEGDVSHTPSAPSGEENASAVGGRPAGDSVHGFVEYLKKKKPFLGSMFDSCECSIDGDDLVVLVDRKYGNFIKSEFEEVRRLTNEFFGRVMNVEFRDAGDRKRNILEEYVKEADSLFNV; encoded by the coding sequence TTGAGCTACACGGTCATAGCAAGACGTTGGAGACCCCAGAGATTCGATGATGTGGTCGGTCAGCCGCACATCATCACCACCCTCAAGAATTCCATCAAGGCAGGCAGGATAGCGCACGCCTTCCTTTTCACCGGGCCCCGGGGTGTGGGCAAGACCTCGCTCGCCAGGATCCTGGCCAAGGCGGTCAACTGCGTCAACGGCCCCACAGCCGAACCCTGCAACGTCTGCGAGAACTGCGTGGGGATAGCGAGCGGCAACTTCGTGGACGTCATCGAGATCGACGCCGCCTCGACGCGGGGGATCGACGACATCAAGGAACTGCGGGAGACGGTGCGCTACCTTCCCATGAAGGCGGCCTACAAGGTCTACATCCTCGACGAGGCCCACATGCTGACGGACCAGGCCCGCAACGCCTTCCTCAAGACCTTGGAGGAGCCCCCGGGACACAACATCTTCATCCTCGCCACCACGGAATCCCAGAAGATCCCCTATACGATCATGTCCCGCTGCCAGCGCTTCGATTTCAGGCGCATCACGGAAAAGGAGATCGTGGAACAGCTCAAGGCCGTCTGCAAGAAGGACGGGATAACCTTCGACGAGGGGGCCTTCCATCACGTGGCCGTCGAAGCGGACGGCTCCATGCGCGACGCAGAATCCATCCTTGAACAGGTAATAGCATACAGCGGACAGCACATCTCTGAAGGCGATGTCATCAACATCATCGGGGTTGTCGAGAAGGAGGTCATCCATCGCATCGTGAGGTCTGTTCTCACGAAGGACCTGAAGGACGGGCTTTCGGCGATCGAGACGACCCTGGGCGAGGGGTATGACGTGAACCAGGTCTACCGCGGGCTCGTCTCCTACATGAGGAACATGATGATCGTGAAGGCCGTGGGGGGGCTGCCCGATTTCATCACCATGGGCGAGGACGAGTATAAGACGTTGAGCGCGCTCATCGCGGACGTGGAGTATTACGAGATCCAGAACATGCTCTATTACATGCTCCGCAGTGAAGACCTCATGCGGGGGCTTTTCCCGCGGATCGCCCTGGAGACGCTCTACATCAACCTCTACAACCTGTCGCAGCTCAGGGACGTGGAAAAGGTGATAGGAGAGCTGGAACGGGGGGAGCCGCAGGTCTCGCGGGCAGGGGAGAGGATACAGAAGGCAGGATACAGGGAGCAGGATACAGGGAGCAGGGAACGGGATACGGGAGACGGCAGGCAGGAATCGGAGGGTGACGTTTCCCATACTCCGTCCGCGCCGTCCGGCGAGGAGAATGCTTCAGCAGTTGGTGGCCGCCCGGCCGGGGACAGCGTTCATGGCTTCGTGGAGTACCTCAAGAAGAAGAAACCTTTCCTGGGAAGCATGTTCGATTCCTGCGAATGCTCCATCGACGGGGATGATCTCGTCGTTCTCGTCGACAGGAAGTACGGCAATTTCATAAAGAGCGAATTTGAAGAGGTCCGCAGGCTCACGAACGAATTCTTCGGCAGGGTGATGAACGTCGAGTTCAGGGATGCCGGCGACAGGAAGAGGAACATCCTCGAGGAATACGTGAAAGAGGCGGATTCTCTCTTCAACGTTTAG